The Clarias gariepinus isolate MV-2021 ecotype Netherlands chromosome 12, CGAR_prim_01v2, whole genome shotgun sequence region ttttaacGGTATGTATATATCTGGGAGGTATCATGGTTTTTTTTAAgggcttttttttcctccaggaTATAGAAGAGGGTGTCtgacctaaaaagaaaaaaaagttagcaGTGCATTGCGATGTGGGTAATTGTGTAATTTGTAGTGACGTCAGTAAAGACaaaggatatactgtatttactgccAGATGCCAAAAGTaggttaaatattttgtttagttGACAAGGaagtttgtttaattgtttatttggtCCAGGAGTGAAAGAATACTGACTTTTAGTCTTACTCATCTTATTTCTAGATTATAAAATTGTAACTTACTAAAATTATAATTGCCTAGAAACACATTATACAGTTTTACGGTTATggttatgtttctttttttgaactCCCAACCTGACTGGATCTCATTAGAAGAAGGGCAGAAGTTTAAAAGACTGGATTTCTCTCCCACTACTTTGTTAGTGTAGTGCTGCTGTCATATCTTGTCATCTTTTGTCGCACTTTACTAAAGGTTATGCATTTGTTTTAGCTTTTTATGAAagtaaataagaaatataagatttaaaaaaaaaaatttacatagcaagtttaacaatggtcaaagcagttgtttaaaaataatggaaacatatataaattataattaacagTTTGTCCCTGAATTAAAAGTCAGTCCTAGCTAACTTACCATAGATTCcaattctaaagaaaaaaaacattattcatttaaagttataGGAGAATCATTCACGTGTTCTGAATAAAAAGGCAAACATTTGaattaaaagtgaataaaatgtttattaaatgttgCTAAAATCATATCTGATAGTGGTCCTCGATTGTCTGTTTTAACATTCAGTTTGATATGTGCTGTCGAGTTTGAGATAACACCACGTCCACGCAGGCCCATACCTTCCATTTCACCATGAGATAAAGAAAACAGTCGATGATAACATAAAAATAGCACCTTACAATGGTtacttacttttaaaataaacaaaccaaaacagaatttttttttcccctcaaaaaaaaaaacagccttttatATGGTGGAATGCAAAGGTTTGTATACCCTTAGGACAAATGAATAAGACAGGagaaaaatgtcatttattgCAATAAGACACTAGGTGTGTCTGACTTATCAAATTCCTTGTTACATGTAAGAACTTTTCACCAAGAAAAAGATGCAATTATTGAACTATTTGTGTCTACTTTTGTtatatatgattttatttttctctaatAATGTCTCAGCTCATGCTTTATAAGCCTCTTCCAACTTTATACATTTCCTTTGAACAGCTCTTCCCCCGACAGCCCACCCACACATTCTTCTAGAGACATCTGTTTTGGGTCAGTCAGACGTTTGTCAAATCTTCACCCATTCTTCttgataaaattattttcttgttgGTTGTAACGTGATATACCCACATTTCACATATGTTAATTagatgtattaattaattaattaatctattgattgattgatttattagaGATACATTTCCTAATAGTTCAGCATTTTCCTTCTGTTCCTCAAATACACCACAGCTGAATACAAACCTTTGCCCTCTGTTGTATAAGTGGTACAGAGTAAAACTGTAAGACAGAACTGTAATCTTTAAGTCTGGATTGAGCATGGTGTGGCAACCAACATGACCTtgactgatctttttttttttttaaacccaaataatgcactgtaaatcagagataaaataaagttaaatcaataaaagtaAGCTGTGATGTGACCAAGAGTCTATTCCACCTCATCATATGTTCCCTAATCCACATTATCTACTTCCAGGACTTCCTGGATGTCTTGGTTGTCTTGCTGTACCTCTGATGGTCATTGACGCGGTTGCGCAGCACATTGATGTCATACTTTTGCCTCTTCAGCTGCTCACCCAGGTCAAACTTCTCAGCGTGGAGCTGCTGCAGCCACTGCCAGAGCTCTCGGGCCTTGTCAGCCAGTTTCTCCTGGTTAAGGTGGTCGATGTTGAGTGGCTTACGGCGCTCCATGAGCACCTTTGTCTTCTTCTCACGTTCTGTCAATTTCTTGCCCCTCTTCTGTTCCACCTTTTGAAGGTAGCCACCATAGCCCTTATTGGCGAGGAGTTTCTTCTTCTTGGCGTCCTCCTCAGCCCGGAGTTTAGCTGCCTCCTCCTCGCGCCGTGCCCTCTCCTCAGCCAAACGAGCCTGTCTCTCACGCTCCTTCTCAGTTCGAATGCGCTGCTGCTCTGCACGATCCGCACGTCTCCGCTCGATGCGGGTCTTCAGGGCTACCAGTTCATCTTCCTCTTTTTGCCTGTTGCTAAAGTGTGCCTCGATAAGGCTCTGAAGTTCATTGAAGTCCTTCTCGACACGTTTACGATGGAGGTCATCAAAGTCTACCTTCTCACCATCAGGAAGCTTGGGAGGGACAATGGCAGGGACAAACAACTTAGGTTTAGGCTTGGagtcttcttcctcttcttcttcctcctcttcctctaccTCATTTTCCTTCTCTGCTTCATTTTCCTCATCTATTTGAGGGGCCACCTCTTCATTCTCCTCTTCCTCAACCTCTTCCTctgcttcctcctcctcctccacttcttcttcctcctcctcgtACTCCTCCACAATCTCTTCAGTGTCAGACATTGTAGCTATGCTGTACCCTGACTTTAGGAGAACAGAAGGTTGAGGAACAGCCTTAGCTCGCCAGTTGCACCAGCTGGAGACAAGAAGACTGAAGGGAGTGAGCATTTGTGCATGGACAACATGCTCATTTATAGAGTCCTCTTGGATCATGTGACCTCTACTGAGTGAAACCCCTCAAGCCTTGGATTGTGAAGGGAGTTTTTTAGACAGATGTACCAAGAGCTATTTTCTTCTCTAGACCTTTTTCAGTGTCTCTAGGACCCATACCCAGACCCTGACCTCTGGTATGCGCTTCCTATCAAGTCTTTTTTCAGTCACAAAGCATTTAGACATTTGTGTCTCATAATGGGTTCTCTTGAGAAGTTGCAAGTTTATCTCTGGCCATAAGTAGTTCTTCAAGTATTAATAGGATTTGccacaacaaattaaaaaacatacaaatcagATTAATAGTCGTCTCATGAGAACCTTTACTGTGAAAATGTTAATGGAAAAAATAGTAACAGTAGAACCTAAAGACATTGTCATTTACTAATATGCCATTTTGAATTCATTAAAACTTCTAGCAACTTCAAAGAACAAGACATTCCTCGCTTAATAATAACGCCATAGACTTTCTTTCAGTTTCATGA contains the following coding sequences:
- the tnnt2c gene encoding troponin T2c, cardiac → MLTPFSLLVSSWCNWRAKAVPQPSVLLKSGYSIATMSDTEEIVEEYEEEEEEVEEEEEAEEEVEEEENEEVAPQIDEENEAEKENEVEEEEEEEEEEDSKPKPKLFVPAIVPPKLPDGEKVDFDDLHRKRVEKDFNELQSLIEAHFSNRQKEEDELVALKTRIERRRADRAEQQRIRTEKERERQARLAEERARREEEAAKLRAEEDAKKKKLLANKGYGGYLQKVEQKRGKKLTEREKKTKVLMERRKPLNIDHLNQEKLADKARELWQWLQQLHAEKFDLGEQLKRQKYDINVLRNRVNDHQRYSKTTKTSRKSWK